The following proteins come from a genomic window of Stigmatopora nigra isolate UIUO_SnigA chromosome 9, RoL_Snig_1.1, whole genome shotgun sequence:
- the rps15 gene encoding small ribosomal subunit protein uS19: MADTELKKKRTFRKFTYRGVDLDQLLDMSNEQLMQLYCARQRRRLNRGLRRKQQSLLKRLRKAKKEAPPMEKPEVVKTHLRDMVILPEMVGSMVGVYNGKTFNQVEIKPEMCGHYLGEFSITYKPVKHGRPGIGATHSSRFIPLK; encoded by the exons ATG GCGGATACAGAGCTCAAGAAGAAGCGTACTTTCAGGAAGTTCACCTACAGGGGTGTTGACCTGGACCAGCTTCTGGACATGTCCAA TGAGCAGCTCATGCAGCTTTATTGTGCCCGCCAGAGGAGAAGGCTCAACCGCGGCCTGCGCCGTAAACAGCAGTCCCTCCTGAAGCGTCTGCGTAAGGCCAAGAAAGAAGCTCCACCCATGGAGAAACCCGAGGTGGTCAAGACTCATTTGAGGGACATGGTCATCCTCCCTGAAATGGTTGGTTCCATGGTTGGTGTCTACAACGGGAAGACTTTCAACCAGGTTGAAATCAAG CCTGAAATGTGTGGCCACTACTTGGGCGAGTTCTCCATCACCTACAAGCCCGTCAAGCACGGTCGCCCCGGTATCGGAGCTACACACTCTTCCCGATTCATCCCCCTGAAGTAA
- the cnn2 gene encoding calponin-2, with product MSFNRGPAYGLTAEVRNKIALKYDLLKEEELRSWIEDLTGESIGDDFHNGLKSGVILCQLINKLRPGSVKSINRSSLNWHQLENLTNFVTAIKAYGLKPHDTFEANDVFENGNKTQLQTTLLALASMAKTNGTQSRVDIGVKYADKQKRTFDDEKMKAGQCVIGLQMGTNKCASQAGMSAYGTRRHLYDPKSQMLAPMDHTTISLQMGTNKGASQAGMTAPGTRRAIYDHKLGTDKCDNSTMSLQMGYSQGANQSGQNFGLGRQIYDAKYCSKGAVMDETNGASGAYIPDYQDEGYQGYQEEEQVYREDETDY from the exons ATTGCGTTGAAATACGACCTCctgaaggaggaggagttgaggAGCTGGATCGAGGATCTGACGGGCGAATCCATTGGCGATGACTTTCATAACGGCCTCAAAAGTGGCGTTATCCTGTGCCA GCTTATTAATAAACTCCGGCCCGGTTCTGTGAAAAGCATCAACCGTTCATCTCTCAACTGGCATCAA CTGGAGAATTTGACCAACTTTGTGACGGCCATCAAAGCGTACGGCCTGAAGCCCCATGATACTTTCGAGGCAAATGACGTGTTTGAAAATGGCAACAAAACGCAGCTACAGACTACACTGCTAGCGCTAGCTAGTATG GCAAAGACCAATGGCACCCAATCGCGAGTTGACATTGGCGTGAAATATGCCGACAAGCAGAAGAGGACATTTGATGATGAGAAAATGAAGGCTGGACAATGTGTTATCGGCCTCCAG atgGGGACCAACAAATGTGCCAGCCAAGCAGGTATGAGTGCTTATGGCACCAGGAGGCATTTGTATGACCCCAAGAGTCAAATGCTGGCCCCCATGGACCACACCACCATTAGTCTGCAGATGGGAACCAACAAGGGAGCCAGccag GCCGGAATGACCGCACCGGGGACGAGACGCGCCATTTACGACCACAAACTGGGCACGGATAAGTGCGACAACAGCACCATGTCCCTCCAGATGGGTTACAGCCAGGGAGCCAATCAGAGCGGCCAAAACTTTGGTCTGGGCCGGCAGATCTACGATGCCAAGTACTGTTCCAAGGGAGCCGTCATGGATGAAACTAATGGAGCAAGTGGAGCCTACATCCCAGACTACCAAGATGAAGGTTACCAAGGTTACCAAGAGGAGGAGCAGGTGTATAGGGAGGATGAGACTGATTATTAG